From the Drosophila willistoni isolate 14030-0811.24 chromosome 2L unlocalized genomic scaffold, UCI_dwil_1.1 Seg168, whole genome shotgun sequence genome, the window GCGGACCGAGTAGCCATTCCGTCTCACTATGCCGACATTCTTGACCAAGAAGAAACTGCTATTCGCCGGCAAGGTCTTGGCCAAATCTTCTTCGAGCGTCACCTTAACCGACTCAATGCCAATGTGATGTCTACTGTCGAGTACATCCagtcctcctcctcctcctcctcttcccTCTTCCAGCTCAACATTGGCAGGTGTGTCCCTGCTGGCCGACATCCGCAAATGCTGCTCAAAATACTCTCGAGCCGATGCAGTTAACTTAAAGACTTCACACTTGGCGGCCACCGCGAATACTTCATTTAATTCAATGGGAAAGTATATTGCACATTTCTGGCGATTTGCTTCCGTGAAATTGGTGAGCATAATGATTTTTTGAAAGTACTGCTGGAGCATGTGCGTCTTGTCCATGTGGGGACTACTACTGCTGCCGCCGTCCACGCAGCGGCGTATATAGCGTTGAGTATTTTGATAAATCATTAGCCAAAACTCATAGATGGTATTCGGCAAAGGTCCTTGAGTAGCCACATAGCATTTTGAGACATAGTCAGGACCCTGGAGAAAGACAAAGAGTTGTGATATGAATTTAGAGCGGAATTAAGAGTAAACTCCTTACCTTGATATAATTGGCATTGATGTAGGGGGGCACATCCTCGTGGACAGCAAGGGATAAGTTGGTATTTGTTAGTTCCTCCTGACCCTGCAGACTCTTTAGCTCACTGGACTCGTTTACAAGCATCACCCGGGAATGCTCGTTGGGTAAAATCGTTTTATAGCGATTCTTAGTTTGTGATCCAAAGACCATGGGTTTCTCCTGATGATTGAGCGGCAGATCCCAGAATTCTTTGTGCAATTCGCGAAAGATGCGTTTCTGTTCGGCTTCTTCTAGCTGCAAAATGGGTTGGGCCTGTGACATACGTTTGACCACCGCTTGGTATGCCGTCAATAACTCGCTATCTTCCGAACTAGGCGGATAACAACTCGTGGGCGTGTCCGAGAGGCGTTCATTCAGCGGCACTAGGGGCTGCTGCTTGCTGGCCTGATAGCTATGATCGAATACATAGTTCAGGCGGATCAAATCCAATTGGTTTAGTGGATTGGATGCACTCTGAAGCATTTGTATGCTGGCCAAATAGATTTTAAATTCCTCGCTTGTGGTTTGAGGGGAAAGTGGGCGTGTCATGATATTGCGTACGCCCACAGCGCCGACACAAGTGCAGACGGCGGGCTCAAGGGCAGTAGTATTCTCTGGAGGATTACTGGGCTGCAGATCTGATGCAGAGCCAAAGCAGACCTGTCCAAAGAATTGCTTATTGACCTTGTTGGTATTGAGGTTCTCGGTGCTAAAGAATTTCCGTTGTGCCTGTGTGGAGGCGGCGCAACTGCACACCACAGACACCTTAGGGTGCACCACATCCTGTGTGGccatgctgctgctgttgtggtGGGTTGTGGTGTTTAGGTCGCCTCCTCCAAGTATGCTGCCCATATTGAGGGTCAAGCTTTGATTGGAGCCCCGTCTTTCAAGTAAACCTCGTTTTGGAGTGGGCACATTGGATACCGAAGCCGATCCTGAGCCAGAACCCGTCGAATTGGTGCGCATGCCCAGCCTGTGATATTTATCAGCAGTCAGCATCAGGGAGGAGTTTAAATCGCCGCAGGATGTTGTAGTATGACCCTTGAGGGTGATGCTGTGATTCGATCCACGCCGCCGAAACAGACCCTGACGACTGCCCTGGCTGGTCAAATGGTGATGCGATTGCTGATGACTTGGACCCGCGGGGAGCTGAGTGGCCTCCAAATTGCAACTAGACTTGGAGTTAAGAATGGAGCCCAAACTGTAATTCGAGATGCTTAGGCCACTGTTCATCAGATTGCCGCATGAGCTATGCAAATTAAGGGTCAAACTGTGATTCGATCCGCGACGCTGGAGAAGATTCATGGACGAACTGGATACTGTCGAGGTCTTCGGTATGGGCAAATCCATTGATTTCTGTTTAAATGGAGATTCTTGCTTGACAATAGTCGCCGGAGATGCAGAGTTGGTGTTTAAGTTCGAGGAGGAGAATTCTACCAGGGTCAGGCATTCGGGCAGAGTTTTTAGATTCGTGCTAGACGCATGTAGCAACTGATGCGGATGCTTGTGGGCACTACGTGGCGCCAAGTTGGCTCCCAAACCAAATTTGGAGCTGCTATCCACACTGGATGCCGATTTTAACTCCGCCGCACTCCGCTGGGGCGAGTCACTACTCAGCTCAGACGAGTCCAACGAACTTTGTGCCGTTGTGGCCACCTGATAGGGATTCTGCTTGCGATGATACGTTAGCCAATCCGACGAGTTATTCAAGCTGAGTCCTGGCGATTTACGACGCATGGATCGTCGGGGGGGAGGATTCGAGGAACTGGCCTGCAGACTGTGGAGGGATGTAGAAAGCAGACCGGAGGCGGGGGGTTGCGGCAAATGATGCGAGCTACTGCTGACAGATGGTTCCATGTCCTCGCAGCTGCCATGAGATTCAGTTATATTGTGCACCACGATGGACAACTCGGATTCGTTGGCCGCCGAATCTAAGGAGCGGGCCTTTTCTTTGGTGCTTTTAATGGTGGGAGTCTTGGGCTTGGTTAAAGGCGACACTTGATGTGTGGAGGGCTTAATCGGTACGTCGGTGATGCGAATGGTTAGATTATTCTTGTTCTTGCGATTTTTGCGACCCTCCTGGAGTTGAAGCTGGGGCATGACCAGCACAACCTCTGAAGTAGCCTGATCCTCCGAGGACGAAGGCACCTCTTCCTGTTGCACCACATGATCAATTTCGggaaagcgaaaaaagttaCCATTCTTGTAGCCAGCCGAATTAATAATATTCAATGGGGATCCGgacacatttaaattgttgatGGAGGTCAGAAGCTTGGGAGAATAGCCAGACGTGGCCGTGGATTCATCTTTGAAGAGAATTGTCGGTGAGTTGTGCTCACTTTTCGAGAGAAACAAACTGATATCCTGGTCGTTTTCGTCCTGAATTCCCTTGGGGATGGTGTTCTCCTTATCCTTGCCACGTTCCTCCGTGCTGCTACTGCCACTGCCGCTACCGCTACCACTACTACTACTGGTGCTGGTAATGTGGGGCGAACAAGACCTACGGTCATACAGGGAGAAACGTTTGAATCTGCGACTCAAAGTGGGAGATTGTGTTGACTGGTGGGGATTGGGTGGCGGGGGATACGCTATGGTGAATTGTTTAGGTGTATAGGAGCGGGCAGATGACTCCTCGGTATCAACTTCTCCTTTGGGCACTCCCATCAATCCCCCGCCAATGCCACCATCTGTAGTGGGTGAAGGAAACTCAAAGGAAGTCTGCATGAATTCCATGGGCGTGAAATAGGGTGTGCTTTTGTTGCTCTCCACATCCTCGCCGCTGTCGACAGTCGGGTAGTCAATTGATGCAttttccttgttgttgttttttgacTTGTCCATTATatacacacaccaacacacacatacacaccaacaccaacacactcacacacgccACTAGAATACAAATGCAGAAGCAAAGGCGCCCGCAGCGCCAATACCTTTGCCTTGCCCTGACCAAATTAATTTGGTTCTCTTCTTCTCACTTAAGCAAcattcccaaaaaaaagattttacttattttggtatcttttttataaattctcttgtttaaattaacatttaacTATATATTTCTATGAAAAACGAGCATCTTGACGGATTATTGAGTAGCAAACGCAAGTATGAGCAGCAGAGTTGCCACCCTGTCTTGGTAAATATTATGGCCCACTCACACCTGCCAGTGCAGTAATCGAACGTATTTGCAAGtcgaaattaaatattttcgtTTACTGATTATGAGAGAATACAAGTATCAtcatatttatacataaataataaacaaaatatgtgTATGCGCTAGAGCTATGATTTAATTGTATTTACCGCCCTCAATTTCCAAATGgattaatttatttcaacaGACTTATTCGTTACTTAACCTATCACAATCAGTATTCGGAATATACAAATCTTATCATTACTAATTGGAACACAAAGTTTTGAATACTCAATTATTTCTAAAAATGTGTACAAAACacattaaaaaagaataaaagcaACTACACAAATGAACTCAAACTGACAATTTGCTTTAATAGAGGATTTTAAATGATGTATTTAGTGTTTTAATATAATATCGGTTTAGTGTGGCTGACTCAAATGTGGCTCATTTTCATGGAACGACCAATGACTTTAATTGTAATCCCATTTTGAAAATCTCGCATGGGATTTTATCactatatataattttcatttacagTAGCATTATTTTCAAGCACTGATTCGGCTTAATATTATCATTTTAAAAATGGCAAgccaaaataaatacaattcGCATAATACATACGCTTTACTATCTATGAGTTTGGCAGTTCTGACCGTTTTCATCTCAAAATTTGGAAACATAGAATTACTTGTAACATTTAAAACTGAGAATATTTCGttaatttttgattgatttatcGAGGCTGAAATTGAGTTCTAAGAAATTAGTTGATCGGAATGCATCCATCGACATAGCATTGAGCGATTCTGTGCCAAAAGGGCAGCAGACTCCAGTTGCAAGCGCCTAAATTTGTTCATATCGAGGTGTACCAATTCCATCGGACGAGGTTTGTCCCTGGAGGGTTGAAGTGCCCTGGACCCTATTTGGGGGCTGGATATGGAGCTGCCGCTACCAATTTGTCGTTCCAAGATGAGCTGTAAGCGTTGCTGATGATGGCCTAAATAACTTATGTCATCTGGAAAAATGCAATGCGAGGCATTGTTCGGCTGCTCGGAAAGTTGTATTTCAGGTGCAGAGACAACAATAGAAGCCGATAATCTTTTCTTCTTTACTGTCGGGGATTCCTTTGGAGTCTCATTTATTTGTATGCACTTATGAGTTAGTTTACCAGGCGGATGGGTTGAAGCACCTGCTGCCAGCTGACTTGTCCTACCCTTCTTCTGGTTGTTTGGCTTGCTCTTTTTGGGCTTGCGACCCTTTTTTGTCACCAGTTTCATTGTTTGATCTGGGCGAAATTGTTTGGGATCCACCAGGATTATGTGGGGTTTTGGTTGCTCCACATCGAATATGCTAAATCTAGTGTCCATCGGCTTAATCCTCTGACTTTGGACCTTAGTCTTAGACTGGGCTTGACTTGACTTTGGAGATTTCTTCACACGCGGTGTTATCGTCACCTTC encodes:
- the LOC6652177 gene encoding uncharacterized protein LOC6652177, with translation MDKSKNNNKENASIDYPTVDSGEDVESNKSTPYFTPMEFMQTSFEFPSPTTDGGIGGGLMGVPKGEVDTEESSARSYTPKQFTIAYPPPPNPHQSTQSPTLSRRFKRFSLYDRRSCSPHITSTSSSSGSGSGSGSSSTEERGKDKENTIPKGIQDENDQDISLFLSKSEHNSPTILFKDESTATSGYSPKLLTSINNLNVSGSPLNIINSAGYKNGNFFRFPEIDHVVQQEEVPSSSEDQATSEVVLVMPQLQLQEGRKNRKNKNNLTIRITDVPIKPSTHQVSPLTKPKTPTIKSTKEKARSLDSAANESELSIVVHNITESHGSCEDMEPSVSSSSHHLPQPPASGLLSTSLHSLQASSSNPPPRRSMRRKSPGLSLNNSSDWLTYHRKQNPYQVATTAQSSLDSSELSSDSPQRSAAELKSASSVDSSSKFGLGANLAPRSAHKHPHQLLHASSTNLKTLPECLTLVEFSSSNLNTNSASPATIVKQESPFKQKSMDLPIPKTSTVSSSSMNLLQRRGSNHSLTLNLHSSCGNLMNSGLSISNYSLGSILNSKSSCNLEATQLPAGPSHQQSHHHLTSQGSRQGLFRRRGSNHSITLKGHTTTSCGDLNSSLMLTADKYHRLGMRTNSTGSGSGSASVSNVPTPKRGLLERRGSNQSLTLNMGSILGGGDLNTTTHHNSSSMATQDVVHPKVSVVCSCAASTQAQRKFFSTENLNTNKVNKQFFGQVCFGSASDLQPSNPPENTTALEPAVCTCVGAVGVRNIMTRPLSPQTTSEEFKIYLASIQMLQSASNPLNQLDLIRLNYVFDHSYQASKQQPLVPLNERLSDTPTSCYPPSSEDSELLTAYQAVVKRMSQAQPILQLEEAEQKRIFRELHKEFWDLPLNHQEKPMVFGSQTKNRYKTILPNEHSRVMLVNESSELKSLQGQEELTNTNLSLAVHEDVPPYINANYIKGPDYVSKCYVATQGPLPNTIYEFWLMIYQNTQRYIRRCVDGGSSSSPHMDKTHMLQQYFQKIIMLTNFTEANRQKCAIYFPIELNEVFAVAAKCEVFKLTASAREYFEQHLRMSASRDTPANVELEEGRGGGGGGLDVLDSRHHIGIESVKVTLEEDLAKTLPANSSFFLVKNVGIVRRNGYSVRKFVLIYCIHVPHSRSYYLQKICCYHYWYPDWPDHHSPKDINTLLDTCLHVLNLGKCESEFDSYDEKCTATPNAHLEAQRMEIYQQDIFNAVQPLPVIHCSAGIGRTGCFTAILNAVRQLRQSLAYSLTSMPAKALVIGDDTHTPPQATQDINHEDSDSSFTCNTIRYIKRIVQEEPVTFDKLCKMPEIFVDVLGIVCNLRLQRGGMVQNSEQYELIHRAICLYLKRTLALRRF
- the LOC6652176 gene encoding uncharacterized protein LOC6652176, which translates into the protein MSYAAAVETSAPLPSEYNVKVTITPRVKKSPKSSQAQSKTKVQSQRIKPMDTRFSIFDVEQPKPHIILVDPKQFRPDQTMKLVTKKGRKPKKSKPNNQKKGRTSQLAAGASTHPPGKLTHKCIQINETPKESPTVKKKRLSASIVVSAPEIQLSEQPNNASHCIFPDDISYLGHHQQRLQLILERQIGSGSSISSPQIGSRALQPSRDKPRPMELVHLDMNKFRRLQLESAALLAQNRSMLCRWMHSDQLIS